The DNA region GGTTCCCGCTTTGGTGAGATTCCATCCATGCTTCCCATGCCGCAAGTGCCCGACTTGACCTTCGCGGAAATCAGGCACCTTGTTTCACCCGCCATTACGATTGCCGTCCTTGTGGCCATTGAGTCGCTGCTCTCCGCCGTTGTCGCGGACGGTATGGTCGGCGGAAGACATCGATCGAACATGGAACTTGTCGCGCAGGGCGTCGCAAATATCGGCAGCTCCGTCTTTGGCGGTCTGCCTGTCACCGGTGCCATAGCCAGAACGGCCACTAATGTCAGGAACGGCGGCCGCTCTCCCGTTGCCGGCCTTGTGCATGCGGTCACGCTGCTGTCGTTGATGCTGGTCTTCGGTTCTTTCGCTCAGATGATTCCGCTCGCGGCACTGGCTGCCATTCTGGTCGTCGTCGCCTATAACATGTTCGAATGGCACTCTTTCGTTGCTATGCTGCGCGGACCAAAGAGCGATGTTGCCGTGCTTCTTACAACACTTGCACTGACCGTCGTGCTCGACTTGACCGTCGCCATTGAAGTCGGTATGGTCATGGCCGTGTTCCTATTCATGAAGCGCATGTCCAGTGCAACGGAAATCGAGATTTTCTCCAGCGAAATGCGCGACCCGAGCCCTGCCGAAGAGCAGGATGTGCTCGACCGAAGCGCCATTCCCAACGGCGTGCAGGTCTATGAAATCAATGGGCCGTTCTTCTTCGGTGCGGTCTACAAATTCAAAGAAGCGATGCACATCGTCTCCCGCGCTCCAAAAGTCAGAATCATCCGCATGCGCAAAGTCCCCGTGATGGACAGCTCCGGCATGCAGGCGCTTGTTGAGGTCTTTCACGCTTGCCGGAAGGAAGGAAGCGTCATGCTGATTTCCGGCATCAACAAACAGCCGCGCGATGTCTTGGAGCGAGCCGACTTGATTCAACAATTCGGAGAGGACAATATTCTCCCGACATTCGATGAAGCTATCGTCCGCGCTAAACACATTCTCGCCGTCCAACCCTCTTGACGGAATCCCGTGCTGCCAAAAAAGTCCGCGTAGCTCGCGGACTTTTTTCTTTCTACTCTGCTGACAGCACGCCCGCTATTGCCGCCGTCTGCAAACTTACCATTGCACCGGCAATCATCGCCTTCAGGCCAAGTTGCGCCAAATCCGTCCGCCGCTCGGGAGCGAGACTTCCGATTCCTCCAATTTGAATCCCTATCGAAGAGAAGTTGGCGAAACCACACAACGCATACGAGGCAAGCATAATCGTCCGCGGCGACAATACGCCTTCCTTCATCAGATTCGACATCTCCACGTACGCCACAAACTCGTTGATCGAGATTTTCGTTCCCACAAGATACGCGAAATCCTTGCACTCGGATATCGGAACTCCAAGTATGAATCCGATCGGCCACAATAGATACGAGAAAATCTCACGCAGACTTTCGGGAAACCAGCCAATTCCGACTCCGCCAAGCAGTCCCGAAGTCCAGGCCAGGAAGGCGTTGACAACCGCGATGAGAGCGATGAATGCAAGCAGCATCGCGCCCACGTTGACTGCAAGTCCCAATCCGTCTCGTGCACCTGTTGCCGCGGCATCGATGACATTCGCCTGCTTCGGCATTTCAGGCATATGCAGCTTCCCTGCGGTTTCCGGTTTTTCGCGCTCGGGCAGGAATATTTTGGAGAAAATGAGCGCGCCGGGAGCCGCCATGACGGACGCGGCCAGCAAGTGTTTCGCAGGTACGCCGAGCAAAATATACCCCGCCATCACGCCGCCGGCAACGGTTGCGAAGCCGCCGACCATGATAGCATTTAGTTCACTGCGTGTCAGCGTTTTCAAAAACGGACGCACAAGAAGCGGCGCTTCCGTCTGACCCAAAAAGATGTTCCCCGCTGCGGAAAGCGATTCAGCCCCCGAAGTGCCCATCGTCTTGGTCATCACCCACGCCAATCCCTTCACTATCTTTTGCACAACTCCGAAGTAATACATCACTCCCATGAATGCGCCGAAGAAAATAATGGTCGGCAGGATCGCAAAAGCGAATTGAAATCCAAAGGTCTCCTGATACTCCTGCTTGACCATATTGCCGAACAGAAAAGCCGCGCCTTCCGTTGCGAAGCTCAGGAACTTTGTCACCAGCTCACCCAGCGAGGCGAACAAGTCGCGGCCCCACGGAGTCCAGAGGATTAGAACAGCAAACAAAAGCTGTAAACCGGTACCCCAAAGCACAACGCGCCACGGGAAGTTTTTCCGGTCTGCAGACAGAGCATAGGCAATACCGAGTAAAATCGGTATCGCGATCAGGGATTGTAGTCGTTCCAAGTGTTACCCTTGAGGTGTGGAGAGAGGGAGTTGCTCCTGCGCGGCTTCTTCATGCACAGGATCGGGAGGAACAAAGCATTTACGGCAGCGTGCTTCGTACGCTTCAGTTGCGCCAACAAGCACACGCTCATTCGAGGCTATTACGCGCTGCGTATGCTTGGCCGGATTGCCGCAGCACACGCAAATCGCCAGCGTTTTGTCAATGTATTCGGCAATCGCCAAAAGCTGCGGAATCGGATCAAACGGCTCGCCGCGATAGTCCGTATCCAGTCCGGCACAGATCACCCGCTTCCCCTGATCGGCAAGCTTTTGCACCACTTCAATTAAGTCTCTCCCCAGGAATTGCGCTTCGTCAATGCCAATCACATCGGCATGCTGCGCAAGCTCAAAAATCTCCCAAGGCGAGGTCACAAGTTTCGAGGGAATCGTCAGCCGCGAGTGACTTACTATCTCATCCTTGGCATATCGGTTGTCAATCTGCGGCTTGAATATCTCTACCCGCAATTTCGCAATCTGCGCGCGCACCAATCTGCGGATCAACTCCTCGGTCTTCCCCGAGAACATCGGTCCGCAAATCACTTCTATCCAGCCTGTATTATGAGGGAAGTGGTGCATTTAAACTGAGATCTTTCTTTCAAGAAGATTTGCTATT from bacterium includes:
- a CDS encoding STAS domain-containing protein, which encodes MLRPKLWTTLESYDRRQFSRDLIAGVIVGIVALPLCIAFAIASGVSPERGLIAGVVGGFLVSLLGGSRVQIGGPAGAFVVIVFGIIAEYGLDGLIVSTFLAGILLIVFGRFKLGSVIKFIPLPVVTGFTSGIAMIIFVSQIADIFGMKLEGQTANFFEKIYFLWLASGSINPTALLIGAGSVFFLMIWPRFSHVIPGSIVVLVVTTGLVHFLNLNVETIGSRFGEIPSMLPMPQVPDLTFAEIRHLVSPAITIAVLVAIESLLSAVVADGMVGGRHRSNMELVAQGVANIGSSVFGGLPVTGAIARTATNVRNGGRSPVAGLVHAVTLLSLMLVFGSFAQMIPLAALAAILVVVAYNMFEWHSFVAMLRGPKSDVAVLLTTLALTVVLDLTVAIEVGMVMAVFLFMKRMSSATEIEIFSSEMRDPSPAEEQDVLDRSAIPNGVQVYEINGPFFFGAVYKFKEAMHIVSRAPKVRIIRMRKVPVMDSSGMQALVEVFHACRKEGSVMLISGINKQPRDVLERADLIQQFGEDNILPTFDEAIVRAKHILAVQPS
- a CDS encoding NupC/NupG family nucleoside CNT transporter, producing MERLQSLIAIPILLGIAYALSADRKNFPWRVVLWGTGLQLLFAVLILWTPWGRDLFASLGELVTKFLSFATEGAAFLFGNMVKQEYQETFGFQFAFAILPTIIFFGAFMGVMYYFGVVQKIVKGLAWVMTKTMGTSGAESLSAAGNIFLGQTEAPLLVRPFLKTLTRSELNAIMVGGFATVAGGVMAGYILLGVPAKHLLAASVMAAPGALIFSKIFLPEREKPETAGKLHMPEMPKQANVIDAAATGARDGLGLAVNVGAMLLAFIALIAVVNAFLAWTSGLLGGVGIGWFPESLREIFSYLLWPIGFILGVPISECKDFAYLVGTKISINEFVAYVEMSNLMKEGVLSPRTIMLASYALCGFANFSSIGIQIGGIGSLAPERRTDLAQLGLKAMIAGAMVSLQTAAIAGVLSAE
- a CDS encoding thymidine kinase; this encodes MHHFPHNTGWIEVICGPMFSGKTEELIRRLVRAQIAKLRVEIFKPQIDNRYAKDEIVSHSRLTIPSKLVTSPWEIFELAQHADVIGIDEAQFLGRDLIEVVQKLADQGKRVICAGLDTDYRGEPFDPIPQLLAIAEYIDKTLAICVCCGNPAKHTQRVIASNERVLVGATEAYEARCRKCFVPPDPVHEEAAQEQLPLSTPQG